GGATAATGGCTGAGGTTCCTTCAGTAGTAGTTTTAGCTGATCAATTTGCAAAGATAGTTGACGGATTTAGTGTTGGTAGTAACGATTTAGCTCAACTTACGCTGGGTGTTGATAGAGATTCTGAATTATTAGCGAGAATGGGCTATTATGATGAAAGAGATCCTGCAGTGCTACAGTCTATAAAGAGGTTAATTAAAATAGCTCATAAATATAATAAAACTGTTTCAATTTGCGGTCAAGCTCCTAGTGTTTATCCAGAGGTAGTGGAATATTTAGTTAGGGCTGGGATTGATAGCATTAGTGTAAATCCAGATGCTGTAATTAACGTAAGAAGGCAAGTAGCGTCTATTGAGCAGAAAATAATGCTTGAAAAGTTAAATAAAAAATGATTTTATTATTTTTACTTTAATAAGTCATTCTTTTCCTATAACATTCTTTACATATTCTTCTTGCACCATCGAAATATTGTGTACAATCCTCACAAATTATTCTCCCGCAATATTCACATGAACCTATTGATAGATTACTCTTACAAATCATACAAAAGCTCATTTCACATACTTTGCATATTTTTTTATCAATTAGATAATCATCATGGCAAACATGTCTTTCACAAACGTTACATTTAAAAAATGAGATTTTCTCTTCACATATCTCGCATTTCAAGGAACTCCTTAAACCATCTATAGGCCTCTTCATCATCTTTAGCCTGAACTGGTGGATGTTTAAAATAAAATGCTGATACTTTTTCAAGAGGTCCACCTATCCTTCTATCTAAAGCTACCTTTACTGCTCTTATTACATCTACTAATACTGCTGCACAATTAGCTTTATCGTCAACTTCTAAAGACGCTTCTATTTTTACTGGTAAACCTGCAAATCCACTTCCTTTAACGTATATATACGCAACTTTTGTATTTCCTAAGAAAGGTACGTAGTCACTAGGACCTATTCTTATCTTCCCCTCATTTTTAATTTCTTCTCCATAATCTAACGTACTGGTTACCGCTTCAGTTTTACTTATTCGTTTAGATATTAACCTTTCTTCAGTTTTCATATTTAAGAAATCTGTATTCCCACCTACATTTAATTGGTAAGTTTCTTCTACACTTACACCTCTCATTCTAAAAAGTGAAGTAATTGCCCTATGAAATATAGTAGCTCCTAATTGGCTTTTTATATCATCTCCTGCTAATGGTAGATTCTTCTCTTTAAATTTTCTAGGAAATTCGCCAGTAGGGTCGCTTGCTATAAATACCGGTATTGCATTTATAAATGCCGTACCGCTTAATAGAGCTATGTTCGCATAAGTCCTAGTCGCTTTTTCACTTCCTACAGGTAATAGATTAACTAGTATTTCTGCTTTGCTACTCTTTAATTCATCTATTACATTTTCTATTGAACCATCATATATAGGGTTAAAAACATTCACCATATGGGGAGCTACTCCGTCAAGAACAGGTCCTGGACTTACCCTAATCCCTTTTTTTTGAATATCAACTATTTTAGGTGTTATATTAGGTGGTTCAAAAATGGCCTCAGAAATATCTTTTCCTATCTTATTCTTTGACACGTCGAAAGCTGCTACGATTTCGATATCAGTAATTTTATAGCCTCCTATTTCTGGCGTAATTAGCCCATCATAATAGTTATCCCCTTTTAGCTTATAATATTCTATTCCTTGAATTAGCATGGATGCACAATTTCCTAAACCTGCTATTGCTACTCTAATCATCAACTTTAAGTTAAATAACTAGGTAAAATATATTGTGATGAAGGAGATTGTTCTGACAGATGAGGAAGTGGAGCGACACTGAGGTGATAAATATGTTAAAGAGATTATATGTGAGGGTTTACGGTATGGTACAAGGTGTTGGGTTTAGGAAATTTGTTCAGATCCACGCTATGAGATTAGGAATAAAGGGATATGCTAAAAACTTACCAGACGGTACGGTAGAAGTAGTTGCGGAAGGCCATGAAGAGGCCTTAAGTAAGTTATTGGAATATATAAAAAGAGGGCCACCGTTAGCTGAAGTAGAAAAAGTCGACTATAAATTTATAGAATATAAGGGAGAATTTAAAGACTTTGAGACTTATTAAGTAAATTAAAAGCTTATAAAGTATAAGAAACATTTAAATGCTTAGGTGCTTTTGATGCACCAATGGTAAGAGCAGAAGATATTTTACCTAAATATTGGTATAATATAATTCCAGATTTACCTAAGCCTTTACCTCCTCCAAGGGACCCCCAAGGTGCTGATTTCTCAAGAATTGATTTGCTAAGAAGTATATTGCCCAAGGAAGTATTAAGGCAACAATTTACTATAGAGAGATATGTAAGAATTCCAGAAGAAGTTAGAGATAGATATTTATCTATAGGTAGACCTACTCCTTTATTTAGAGCTAAGAGATTAGAAGAATTTTTGAAAACACCTGCTAAGATTTATTTTAAATTTGAAGGTGCAACTCCAACTGGTTCTCATAAAATTAACACAGCTATACCTCAAGCTTACTTTGCAAAGGAAGAGGGGATAGAACATGTTGTTACAGAAACCGGTGCGGGTCAATGGGGTACTGCAGTAGCATTAGCAGCTAGTATGTATAGCATGAAGAGTTCAATATTTATGGTAAAGGTTAGTTATGAGCAAAAACCAATGAGGAGAAGTATAATGCAATTATATGGGGCTGAAGTTTATGCAAGTCCAACTATGTTAACAGATTTTGGTAGAAAGATTCTGGAACAAAACCCTCAACATCCTGGTTCTTTAGGAATAGCCATGAGTGAAGCAATAGAGTACGCCCTAAAGAACGAATTTAGGTATTTAGTTGGTAGTGTTTTAGACGTGGTTCTTTTACACCAAAGCGTAATTGGTCAAGAGACTATAGCTCAATTAGACTATCTGGGAGAAGAGGCAGATATTTTAATTGGTTGTGTAGGAGGCGGTAGTAATTTTGGTGGTTTTGTTTATCCCTTTATAGGTAATAAGAGAGGTTCAAAATATATCGCTGTTGGGTCTGCCGAAATTCCTAAATTTAGTAAAGGTGAATATAAGTATGATTTTCCAGATTCTGCTGGACTGCTACCATTAGTAAAAATGATAACATTGGGTAAGGACTACGTTCCTCCACCAATTTATGCTGGAGGGCTTAGATACCACGGAGTAGCACCTACTCTAAGCTTACTTATGAAAGAGGGAATAATTGAATGGAAAGAATATACAGAAAGAGAGATATTTGAAGCCGCAAAAATATTTATGCAGACGCAAGGAATTGTTCCTGCTCCAGAATCAGCTCATGCAATAAAAGCTGTAATAGATGAAGCAATACTAGCAAGAAAAGAAGATGAAAAGAAAGTAATAGTCTTTAATTTAAGTGGACATGGTCTTCTTGATTTATCTAACTATGAATCTATGATGAAAAGATGGGGGTGATGAGAAAATGCATAATAAATTGTTAGTTGTTTATATGACATTGGGCTATCCAGATGTTAATACTTTTATAGAGTTCATAAAAGGAGCTGTGAATTATGGAGCTGATGTACTCGAAATTGGAATACCACCTAAATATGCAAAATATGATGGTCCAGTCATAAGGAAAAGTTATGATGTAGTCAGATCTAAGATTAAAGATATTTGGAACGTATTAAACGAAGTAAGGAAAAACGTAAATATACCAATAGTTGCTTTAACTTACCTAGAGGATTGGATCAGTGAATTAGACCTATTTTTAAGCAAGTTAGAAAGTATAGGTGTCGATGGGGTGCTATTTCCTGATTTACTTATTGATTATATAGATAACTTTGATGAGTATGTTAAGGTAGTTAAAAATAGGGGTCTAAAAAACGTTATTTTCACTTCTCCTTCAGTTCCAGATTCTTTAATTCAGAAGGTTTCAAAGATTAGTGATATATTTCTATATTATGGAGTGAGGCCAACAACTGGCATACCTATACCAGTTTCTGTAAAGCAATTAATTAGCAGGGTCAGAAATCTTGTTGAGAATAAATTAGTGGTAGGGTTTGGTTTATCAGATGAAAAAGATCTAAGAGATGCTTTGTATGCAGGAGCTGATGGCATAGCTATCGGAACCTTATTTATTGAGGAAATAGAAAAGAATGGGATAAATAAATCTTTGGAATTAGTTAAAAAATTTAGGGGGATTTTAGATGAATTTTAATGAGATATTAAAAAAACTAATAAATAAAAATAATTTAACAATAGATGAGGCTGAGGAGCTAGCTAAATCTATAATTAAGGGAGAAATTCCTGAAATCTTAACGTCAGCAATCCTAGTTGCGTTGAGGATGAAAGGAGAAAGTAAGAGTGAGATAATAGGTTTCGCTAAAGCGATGAGGGAATTGGCAGTTAAAATTAACTTACCTAATGCAGTTGATACTGCAGGTACGGGTGGAGATGGTTTAGGCACAGTTAATGTTAGTACAGCTACTGCGTTTTTACTTAGTATGGTAAATCCAGTTGCTAAACATGGAAATAGAGCTATTAGTGGAAAGAGCGGTAGTGCTGACGTATTAGAGGCTTTAGGCTATAACATTAATGTAAGTCCAGAAAGGGCTAAAGAGCTCATAACTAAGGTTAATTTCGTTTTCTTATTTGCTCCACTTTATCATCCTGCTATGAAAAACGTAGCTAATATTAGAAGGGTTCTAGGCATTAGGACTATATTTAATATTTTAGGCCCATTGACAAATCCAGCAGGCGTAAAATATCAATTAATGGGAGTATTTTCTAAAGAGTACTTAGATTTATTAGCAGATAGTGTATGTGAATTAGATTTCAATAAAGTTATATTAGTGCATGGAGAACCTGGTATAGACGAAGTTAGTCCTTTAGGTAAGACATATTTATATTTAGTTCATAAATCTAATATAGAAAAAATAACTGTTAGTCCATCAGATTTCAAAATTTCATCTATTCCAATAGATAAATTAATAGTAGATTCACCAGAAGATTCAGCGATCAAAATCCTTCGAGCTATTCTAGGTAAAGATGAGTACGTCGAAAAATTTATAAAGATTAATACTGCAGTTGGACTTTATCTTTTAGATAAAGTTAGTGATTTTAAAGAAGGCTATGAATACGCTGGCTATCTAATGACTAAGGCAATGGATAAAATAACTGAGATTATATCTAGCAATGGCGATATAAATAAGTTAAAAATTTTAATGGCGAGAGTTAATGGCAATTGAATTAAAAATTTGTGGAAACGCTACAATTTCTGATGTAATAGAACTATCGAAACTTGATGTAGATTATATAGGCATAGTTACAGATCCGATAAGTCCTAGATTTGTTAAACGAGAATTTCTATCAATAGTTAAAAAGTATACAAATAAGCCCATAGTAAGTGTTAAAGTTAACGGAGATATTAGCGAGATACTTAAGGATTTAAGCGTTGTAGAATACGTTCAGATACATCGAATTTTAACTGATTCAGAACTAGAATTACTTAGATCTTATGATACGCGACGATTAATTTTATATGTACCTGCCTCCTTAGAATATAAAAGTTATTTGAGGAAAGTCATTAATATAACTGAAAAGATATTAATAGATTCCATAAAAAAGGGTATTGAGATAGATATAAATATAGTTAAAGAAATATTTAAGGATTATCCTAATTTAGGCGTGGGAGGAAAGATTAACTTGAGTAATATTAGTAATTTTATAGGTTTAAATCCTAAATGGATAGATATTTCTAGTAGTGTAGAAATTTATCCTGGAAAGAAATCTATTGAAAAGGTTAAAAAAATTATAGAGGTAATAAAATATGGAAATATACACGATAAGTGATTTTGCCTCACCATTTGAAGTCTTTAGATGCATAGAAAGAAATTATGGGATAGCAGCGTTATTGGAAAGTATTGTAGGACCTCAGTATAAGTCAAGGTATAGTATCATTGCATGGGGGAGTAAAGATTACATTAAAGTATATGATGATCCATTAGACATCTTGCCTAATCATTTAAAAAACGCTGAACACTTAGAAATTCCAGGGTTATTCAAGGGAGGGATGATAGGTTATATTAGTTATGATGCGGTAAGATTTTGGGAGAAGATAAAAGATTTAAAACCAGTAGCCGAAGATTGGCCTTATGCTGAATTCTTCATTCCAAATAATATTGTAGTCTATGATCATAATGAGGGTAAGGTTTATGTAAATGCTGATTTGTCTCAAATACCTAACTGCAATGATCTTAGCGATTTTAAGGTTAGTTTTTACGATGAATCTCTAAATAAAGAAAATTATATGAAAATAGTTTCTGATACATTAGAGTATATTCGTTCAGGCTATGCATTTCAAGTTGTATTATCTAGATTTTATAGATATTTATTCAGTGGAGATCCATTAAAAATATATTATAATTTAAGGAAGATTAATCCTTCTCCTTACATGTTCTATCTCAAATTTAATGATAGATATTTAATAGGTTCTAGTCCAGAATTATTATTTAGAGTACAATCCAGCATAGTTGAAAGTTATCCCATAGCTGGTACTAGACCTAGAGGTAATGATAAGGAAGAGGATCTCAAATATGAATTAGAATTATTAAATTCAGAAAAGGATAGGGCTGAACATTTAATGTTAGTGGATTTAGCTAGAAATGATTTAGGTAAAGTTTGTGTGGCTGGTACAGTTAAAGTACCGGAGTTAATGTTTATAGAGAAATATAGTCATGTTCAGCATATAGTATCGAAAGTCATAGGTACTTTAAAGAAGAAATATAACGCGTTTGATGTACTAGCAGCTACTTTCCCCGCAGGTACAGTAAGTGGTGCACCGAAACCTATGGCAATGAACATCATAGAAACATTAGAGGAATATAAGAGAGGACCATACGCTGGGGCAGTAGGGTTTATCTCTACTAACGGCGATGCAGAGTTTGCAATAACTATAAGAACTGCTTTTCTAAATAAAGACATACTAAGGATCCATGCAGGCGCTGGTATAGTTTATGATTCTAATCCTGAATCCGAGTATTATGAAACTGAACATAAATTAAAGGCATTAAAAGTTGCTATAGGGGTGGAATAATTGGACTTGACCTTAATAATAGATAATTATGATAGCTTTGTATATAATATTGCTCAAGCAGTAGGAGAGTTGGGTAGTTATCCGATAGTAATTAGAAATGATGAGATAAGCATAAAAGGTATAGAAAGGATAAATCCAGATAGGATTATAATATCTCCAGGGCCTGGAACTCCAGAAAAAAGGGAAGACATAGGAATAACGTTAGATGTTATCAAGCATTTTGGGAAAAAAATTCCAATATTAGGAATATGCTTAGGTCATCAATCAATAGGATACGCTTTCGGTGCTAAAATAAGGAGAGCTAGAAAAGTTTTTCACGGAAAAATCAGCAATATAATTATAATAAACTCGCAGCCTCCTCCACTATATTTAAGCCTTCCTAAGGAATTTAAAGCTACTAGGTATCATAGTTTAGTTGTAGATGATGTAAAACCACCCTTAGTTATAGATGCAATCTCGAAAGAAGATAATGAAATTATGGCAATACATCATGAAGAATATCCAATCTTTGGCGTTCAATTTCATCCCGAAAGTGTTGGAACACCAGAGGGACAGAAGATATTTTATAATTTTTTGAATAGGTTATGATGTATGCCTAGGTATTTAAAAGGTTGGTTAAAAGATGTTGTAGATTTATCATTGAGGAGGACACCTATTAGTATTTCTAGACAAAGACCGTTATTTTCGTTATATAATAGAATTATCGAGTTTAATAAGTCTAAAATTAATGCAATTATAGCAGAATATAAACGTAGATCTCCATCCGGTTTAGATATAGAAAGAGATCCAATAGAGTATTCGAAAATTATGGAAAAATATGCTGTTGGTCTTAGTATTCTAACTGAAGAAAAATATTTTGGTGGATCTTATGATATTTTGAGGAAAATATCTAGTAATGTTTCCATACCTATACTCATGAAAGACTTTATCGTAAAGGAGTCTCAAATAGATGACGCTTTTAACTTAGGTGCTGACACTGTATTATTAATAGTTAAAATATTAACGGAAAGGGAACTTGAAAGTCTTATTAATTACGCAAGAAGTTATAAAATGGAACCTTTAGTAGAAGTTAATGATGAGAAGGATTTAGAGATTGCATTAAGAGTTGGTGCTAAAATGATAGGAGTTAATTCCAGGAATCTAGAAACGTTATTAATAGATAAAGAGAAGCAAAGAAAAATTCTAGAAATGATACCATCTAATGTAATCAAAGTAGCCGAAAGCGGTATTTCGGAGAAAAAGGAAATAGAGGAGTTAAGCAAACTGGGGGTAAATGCGTTCCTAATAGGCACTACATTAATGAAAAATCCAGAAAAGATTAAAGAATTTATATGATAGTTTTCATTTAATATTGTGACCTCAATATTTGATTTTAACGCAAATATCTCGCAGTTAAGCGGTGAGAGTACTTTACTATATAAAGAAATAGCAAAAAAAGTGGAGAAGACTAAAAAATTAAAGATTATCGACTTCGGAATTGGACAACCAGACGTAGTTACTTTTAAACGAATAAGGGAAGCAGCCAAGAGCGCCTTAGATGAAGGCTTCACTTCATATACCTCAGCTTTAGGTATAGACGAATTAAGAATTAAAATAGCTGAATATTTAAATAATCGATATAGCACTGATGTCAAGAAAGAGGAAGTTATTGTAACTCCAGGTGCTAAAACTGCTCTTTTCCTATCCTTTATCCTTTATGTAAATCCAGGTGATGAAGTTATATTATTTGATCCCTCATTTTATTCATATTCAGAAGTAGTTAAATTATTGGGTGGGAAACCAATTTATGTTAATTTAAAATGGGATAAATCAGAGGGTTTTTCTATTGACGTAAGAGACCTAGAGAATAAGATAACTAAAAAAACTAAGATGATAGTTTTTAATAATCCGCATAATCCCACTGGTACGTTATTCTCTTCATCAGATGTTGAAAAAATAATTAATATAGCAAAGGATAATAAATTATTATTATTATCTGATGAAATTTATGATAATTTTATCTATGAAGGTAGAATGAAAAGTGTATTAGAAGATAGTGATTGGAGGGATTTCGTGCTTTATATAAACGGTTTCAGTAAAACGTTCTCTATGACTGGATGGAGATTAGGATATGTAGTTGCTAGGGAGGATATAATAAATAAAATGGGCATACTAGCTGCAAATATCTACACATGTCCTACAAGTTTTGCGCAAAAAGCCGCAGTAAAAGCTTTTGAAACATTTGATGAAGTTAATGAGATGGTCAAATTATTTAGAAAAAGAAGGGATCTAATATATGAAGAGCTTAATAAAATTAAGGAGATTAAAGTTTCTAAACCTAATGGTGCCTTCTATATATTTCCAAATATAGGGGATATTCTTCAAATGAAGAACATAGATGTAAAAACTTTCGCCATAAAGCTTATTGAAGAGAAAGGTGTAGTTACGATACCAGGCGAGGTATTTCCATTAAATATAGGTAGACAATTCTTGAGATTAAGTTTTGCAGTAGACGAAAATATTATTAAAGAGGGTGTAAATAGAATTAGAGAATTTATAGAAGGAATGATGAATACCCGATAGTATGAAAAATGATTTAAACTCCCATGGGCTGATTATTGGCTTTATTTATTTCTACTTTTTCTTCATTTGATTCTATAGTTTCTAAATTTACTATTTTTAATGTCTTCTTTAGATCATCTTCTACGATTTTAATATTCTCAATAAATTTTTTGCTAGCATATAATTTTACATAAACTGGAGTATTCATTGATAATCTATTCTTTATTTTCTCTGATCTTACCATTGAGTTGAATTTCTTTATACTACTTCCTATTTCTTCTACCCTTGGATCTTCTTGAATATCATCAACTTTCGGTAATTCCTCTAATAATATACTTTTCTTATAACCAAATAGTCTATGATATATTTCTTCAGTTATATGCGGTGCTATAGGATGTAGCAATACAATTATATCTCTTATTATTCTTTGAACCGTGTATTTAGCCGAGATGTCGTTTTCAAATAGTCTATGTTTTATCATTTCTAAGTACTCATCTGCTACTATTTCCCAGAAATAGTTATATAATTCTTGAATTACTATATAGAAATCATAATTTTTATATGCAGTAATTACTTTATTTACAAATTTTTTATGTTCGTGTAATATCCATTGATCTATTATATGTATTTTCTCTGGCTTCTCTATCTTTGTTTTAGCTATGAAAGGATATACTAATCTGCTTGCATTCCATAATTTCTGTAATAACATTTTCTTACCTTTAACTGTATCCCATTTAAATGGAAAATCATCACCTATGCTAGCATCTAATAAAGCCATTCTAATAGCATCTGCTCCAAATTCGTTAATTCTATCCATTGGTGATACTACATTTCCCTTACTTTTACTCATTCTTGTTCCATCTGGGCCTAATACCTGACCATTAATTAACACGTTAGTAAATGGTATATTATTAGTTAGTATTAATGTTCTAAAGAAAGTATAAAATAGCCAAGTTCTAATAATATCAGTTCCTTGTAATCTTAATGAAGTTGGAAATGTTTTACTGAAAAATTGACTATTTTCATAGAACTTTGTCAAGTAAAGTACAGTTACGCTAGAGTCTATCCATACATCTGCTACATCAGTAACGGGTTTTAGAGGTAAGCCACACTTAGGACATCTATCTACTGGCGGCTTAGTTTTTACTGGGTCTACTGGTAAATCCTCTTCCCTTGCTGGTATTAAATGTCCATTATTGCAGAACCAGAAGGGTAATGGTGTCCCATATACTCTCTGTCTACTGATATTCCAATCCCATTCTAAACTATTAATCCAATCTTCAAGATAATACGACATTCTACTAGGTTTGAATTTCATTTTCTTATATTCCTCTAGTAATTTAGGTTTGAATTTCAATACTTTTATATATATCTGTTTTTTAACTAAAAATTCTACTGGTGATAAACAATCGCTTCTCTCAGTATGGGAAAGTACGTTATGTTTTATACGTTCTACCTTAACTAAATATCCATTTTTCTCTAAAATTTCAATCATTTTCCTTTTAGCTTGTTCTATGCTTAATCCATCAAGTATACCATTTGTATTTATAATTCTTCCCTTTTCATCAATTATAACTTTAATTGGTAAATTATATTTTAATTGCCATTTTATATCTTGCGGATCTCCATAAGTGCTTATCATTACTGCGCCTGTTCCAAATTCCTTTTCTACAGCATCATCTGCAATGATTTTAACTTCAATATTAAATATTGGTACTATTGCAGTTTTCCCTATGAGGTTAATATACCTTGTATCATTTGGATTAACCGCTACAGCTTGAGTAGCAGCTAATAATTCTGGCCTTGTAGTTGCGATTATTATCTCTCCTCCTTCCTTTATAGGGAACTTTATATAGGCTAATATTCCCTCTTTTTCAAGATAACCAACTTCACTTTGAGCTAATGCTGTTTCGCATTTAGGACACCATATCACAGGCCCTTCTCTCATCTCTATTAAGTCCATCTTGTACATATCCAATAGACTTTTTTGTACAACTCTTCTATATTTTGGTTCATATGTTCTATATTCATATCTTTCCCATTCTGGTCTATAACCTAATCTAATCATAGCATCCTTCATTTTCTTTATCATATCTTCTGTCCATTCTATACATTTTTCTAGAAATAATTGTCTATTTTCTTTTGGAATGCCCAATTTATATTGAACTTTTAATTCTGTAGGGAGGCCTTGTGTATCCCATCCTTGCGGTAATAGTACATTATAACCTTCTAATCTCTTAAATCTACCTATTGTATCGGCTATTGTTACCCAATAAGCATGTCCCATGTGAAGTTCTCCACTAGTAAACGGAGGCGGCGTATCTATGACAAATACAGGAGATTTTGTGTCTTCTTCTTTAAATCTGAATACATCTCTCCAATAGTCCTCTCTTAACCATATTTTTTGCCACTTCTCTTCTATTTCTTTAGGATTATAATGTTTAGGCCATTCCTCCATTTTCTTAACTATTTCATCTTGATTTAACAATAAGTTACCACCTTGTGATGTGCTTTTACATAAATATAAAGTCATACGATTTATAAAATTTCGGAATGAAAGTTGCAATATTAGGTGGCGGAGTAGCAGGTTCTACTTTAGCTTATTTATTATCAAGGGTTAATTATGATGTAACAATTTTCGATATTAGCCAAAATTACATAAAACCTTGTGGAGATATAGTCCCTAATGTATATTCTCCCCCATATAATTGGCCTCAGACCTTTAGGATAAAAAGGTTCTCTTTTTACATAGATGGAGAAAGAATATATGACGTAGAGTATAATCATACTAAATGGCTAGTAATAGACAAATGGGAATGGATAAATAAAATGA
The genomic region above belongs to Saccharolobus caldissimus and contains:
- a CDS encoding valine--tRNA ligase, with product MQLSFRNFINRMTLYLCKSTSQGGNLLLNQDEIVKKMEEWPKHYNPKEIEEKWQKIWLREDYWRDVFRFKEEDTKSPVFVIDTPPPFTSGELHMGHAYWVTIADTIGRFKRLEGYNVLLPQGWDTQGLPTELKVQYKLGIPKENRQLFLEKCIEWTEDMIKKMKDAMIRLGYRPEWERYEYRTYEPKYRRVVQKSLLDMYKMDLIEMREGPVIWCPKCETALAQSEVGYLEKEGILAYIKFPIKEGGEIIIATTRPELLAATQAVAVNPNDTRYINLIGKTAIVPIFNIEVKIIADDAVEKEFGTGAVMISTYGDPQDIKWQLKYNLPIKVIIDEKGRIINTNGILDGLSIEQAKRKMIEILEKNGYLVKVERIKHNVLSHTERSDCLSPVEFLVKKQIYIKVLKFKPKLLEEYKKMKFKPSRMSYYLEDWINSLEWDWNISRQRVYGTPLPFWFCNNGHLIPAREEDLPVDPVKTKPPVDRCPKCGLPLKPVTDVADVWIDSSVTVLYLTKFYENSQFFSKTFPTSLRLQGTDIIRTWLFYTFFRTLILTNNIPFTNVLINGQVLGPDGTRMSKSKGNVVSPMDRINEFGADAIRMALLDASIGDDFPFKWDTVKGKKMLLQKLWNASRLVYPFIAKTKIEKPEKIHIIDQWILHEHKKFVNKVITAYKNYDFYIVIQELYNYFWEIVADEYLEMIKHRLFENDISAKYTVQRIIRDIIVLLHPIAPHITEEIYHRLFGYKKSILLEELPKVDDIQEDPRVEEIGSSIKKFNSMVRSEKIKNRLSMNTPVYVKLYASKKFIENIKIVEDDLKKTLKIVNLETIESNEEKVEINKANNQPMGV